Genomic segment of Populus trichocarpa isolate Nisqually-1 chromosome 12, P.trichocarpa_v4.1, whole genome shotgun sequence:
acttatgttaacaacaaatcaagttcctttcatagctcaggtgtcggttataccatacaatatgggctatgaaagtgccaagtatttgttgtaccaagtgttatacaacataaatctagattaaccatttaacaagcaaagtattaaaagtgaacaagataacaaatataaagcatgttagtatccaacattaaggtccatgttaagtttatattatacttattcttacaccattagtgtacccttttcaccttgacataattaacttagcaacacataatgaaagaaagaaacataaataaacaaggaaaggaaatgaaaagcataagcaagaaattaatataagcaaaacttaagcattacaaaatataaagagagagcaagagcatgatcttgatctgaacaccaagatgcctaaatacatggcaaatgcctccttttataggccaaaattcgaaactattgatttgttgactaattgatgagtgggtggccacatcttgacttggtgacaattcttatcttcttgtctgccaaaaacgtcattgatgacgtcataatttgaacaaacttaaatcatgaaagttctagggaattgtctcatctttccaggataaaaatttgagatcatttggacttctataactcgagatatgggctgaacactgaacagtgtctgggttgtaggacagattcgggcttcttcattgttgctacaatttggactcgaaaacggccttattaaatcttgggctccgcatgaaagttgtaggcctatgtcttacctttccatccatataaagtagacctaaatccgagatctacagctccagatatagcccgattaccgaacaatgttccagtttggactgcaccaacatctcttttctaagtttggccatctctttgtcctttcaatttcagtacttcaactcatcaatcaattctttcatttatgtgataggcctgcatttaagatgaacatttaccataaattaaaggtatcttatattattagatacgttattataaaacatgctttagttaaggagttattgatacttcaagtgcaaaataatgatataaaaccttgataaaaatgcacttttaagtactaatcacactcATTTTCGTCATCATTTGGTTCAGATTGTTTATAGCAATATGAAGCATATTTCATACCCACTTGaggttttatattaataatttcttgCATCGATATTTGTCGACTAGCATTACGACCTAACCTGAATAGACCAGCTGCTCGCGATGCTTGTGTGATTCTCTAGGAGTTACTTGAAAACCAGGTTAACTTCATGTGAGAAGAGTTTTCTCGTTTAGGTCTACTATTCAAGTAAAGCTCCAACATATTAATTCCATCAATCCCCGCAAACCCAAATATGGAATTCACACTCTCATCAATATAGATTGGTACATCGACATAACGAGCTTGACTAACCCCGATTTATAACATCCTCAAAGTAATTTTAACTTCTATTTCAAACATATTTAGCCAAGTCGATCACATAACATTCTCGATAACTTGTTAAGGGACATGTCTGATGTAGCAGTTAGGAATTCATATCTTCCTCTATTATAAATGATACCATTATCGGTATTGACAATGATACCATCATAAAAGCATAATATTTCTAGATTATCATATATTTTGTCGaacaacacaacaaaacacaattctaatttattaatatattagggTTAATTAAAGTGCATTATTTATCAACAAAaccataatattaatttaatcggttaaaacctaaattcatcaaattaatcgGCAAACATCTACATTCATCAAATTCTGttatcataacaaaattatcaatcaaattcatttatttcatagctaatattattattttatatgcaattcagtataattcataatttaatctAAATCAACACTAACTCTTTCATtacataattttgttaattcacaatcaacaacaacaaaaaaacattgattatttatgaaaataaccTAATTATCAACTTctaatatatctaattaacctAATCCATAATTTAATCTAATTCAACACTAactattcaaaaacataatttattaactcacaatcaacaacaacctaaaatcatcaattatttaataaaataacataataatatccaattaataacttaaattatatgTAATTAACCTAATTTCTAATTCAAAACCttaacattcaataaaatcaaattaacacacattaaacataaattacatcaaattaattgagAGAAAGTGTTCCATATACCTCTAAATATGGAATGTGGGTGGTGAGGGTGACTAGTGGTGGTTGTTTTGGGCGGAAAAATAAAGATCCATCACaggtagagagagagatggcCGCCGATCTagagctagagagagagagatgagtcATGTAGTGCTGCTGTGtgggggtgatcattttttgttcggttatatttttatctataaaaataaccaaaacaaaaatttgtaaaatatataaaaaatctaaaactgaTTCCAACtaaccggtttcagttcggttttattcggtttggtttgattattttatattaaaaactaaaaattatattgttttttgggctttttttggACTCTTTAATGAGTtcttttcagttcggttcggtttttttctggtttggtttggttcggttcagtttggtttattTCTTAACTAAACCGGTTtgattcggtttgattttttgattttaggcttataaaatcgaaaccgaaccgaacccattttttttaaaatattctaatcggtttaattaattttttttatagtttgattttttcagttttttttttatgatttttttaatttaatcagtttatcagttttttttcttacccaACTACTTTGAGAATTTTTGATcgtgaggagagagagaaagagcaagGTTCAGGTTCCAGGCAGTTCTGAGAGGTGAAGTGGCTgtggcgagagagagagagagagagagagagaggggaggaggaggaggaggagagaagaagagaaaggaaaagaaaaagggtctTTGGAGTTAGAATTGGAATGAAATCGCAGATGCGTGAAAGTAtgttaaattcataattattttttcaactgtgttgtatttttttttctgtgctaaaaaaacaaaaaaaaaccttcctaGTGGGTGACAGCTCCATTagccatagttttttttttcccaaagcTTTCCTTGTCAACTTGTGCTATTGACACCAATTTTGTTCTTAGATTCTGTCGGTGTAAGATTTTCCTAATAAAACCGTATCTCTAAGTTCAAGGCCAGTGATCCACTTGTATCTTacacttaaataaacaagaaatatagACCTTCACTGGATagagagttttttttccttttcctgttAGCTTTTCTGCTAAAGCATTTTCAAAGCTAACTGTGTCCCTTACTAGAGATAATAGAGTGTCAACTTCCAACTGTGCTATGACCAAAATCTCTTTCCATTAATGTTAAACCAAAGCTCACAATCTTCGAGGAAGAACACCATGCGGAAGCAGTAACTGCATCAATTCCAGGTACCCCACCATACCAAATCCTAAGCTTTTCAGCAAAAAAGTAAAAGTTGTAGTTGGTGTTTCATTGGAAAGGAGAAACTTCCATAGCAAACTTTTCAATAGCTTCTTTAATAGACTTTTCAAGTCCTATTTTGCTTCTTCTAACAGGGTTAAGCAAAAATCTTTTTAACCTTTCTTCTTATCTCTAAAGATCAGTTTATTACTCAACCCTGTGTTTTCCCTGTTTCTGCCTAACGGGTGGTTTTGAACCTGTTCCAAAGCTCAGCATTTTCAGAGCCGTATTTACAGCTTTTGAGGTAAAGTTTCAGTCATTGTAACTGTTTCATGTATAATTCtttaagaaaaaccataaaaagaaTCCATTATTTCATGCTGAACTTGTGCGAACCTATTCTGATACTTCACAGGCCACTCTCTGCTTCAAATCTGTTTCACCTTACTAGTACTGACTAGATACATTCGATGGCAAGTTCTCTTGGTAATCAGTATCTCTTATTAGCTGCTTTCAGATGCTTAAAAGCTTAATAAAGTGTGCATAGTAACAAGAGAGTTCTTCCATGGGGTACTGTAGCTTGTTTCTTCTGTTATGTTTCCCGTGGAGTTTTCTCATTACTGGTACTCATCAATTACAATCCTCACAAACACAAGTGCTTCTTCAGCTAAGGAAGCATTTAGAGTACCCAGCTCAACTAGAATTTTGGAATAATCATGGAATGGATTTATGCTATTTATCTCCATCCACACAATTAAATATGACATGCCAGGACAATGTTGTCACTGAGCTTAGAATGACGGGAGACAAGCCGGTCAAGGTCAATAGCTTTGTGGGATTTGCAATTACTAATAAAACTTTATCAGGGAACTTCTCTATGGACTCTTTTGTGATCACTCTTGCAAGGTTGACCAGCTTGAGAGTTCTTAGTCTTGTTTCTTTGGGCATTTGGGGTCCACTTCCAGACAAAATTCATAGGTTGTCTTCGCTTGAATATTTGGATTTGAGTTCAAATTATCTCTTCGGTTCCGTTCCTCCAAAGATTTCTACAATGGTGAAACTTCAAACTCTTAAACTGGATGACAATTTCTTCAATGATACAGTCCCTGCTTGGTTTGATTCGTTGTCTAACCTGACAATTCTAAGCTTAAGGAACAACCAGTTGAAAGGTCCATTTCCATCTTCAATACAGCGAGTAACCACTCTCACTGATCTTATTTTGTCTGGCAATGATATATCCGGGAAGTTACCAAATCTTGACATGTTAAGTAAACTGAATATGCTAGATTTGAGCGAAAACAGTTTAGATTCTGATCTACCTTCAATGCCCAAAGGGTTGGTCATGGCTTTCCTTAGCAACAACTCCTTGTCAGGTGAGATCCCAAGGCAATATAGCCAGCTAAGTCAGCTTCAGCATTTTGATATGTCATTCAATGAACTAAGTGGAAAAATTACTGCTTCCCTTCTCTCATTGCCCAGCATTAGCTACTTGAATTTGGCATCAAATATGTTGAGCGGTTCACTCCCAGACCGTCTGACCTGTGGCAGCAAACTTCAGTTTGTTGATGTATCTAATAACAGGTTAACTGGTGGATTGCCTTATTGTTTTACTGAATCAGGATATAGAGTGGTAAAGTTTGGTGGAAATTGCTTATCTGTTGATTTACATCATCAGCATGCAAAATCATCTTGTATAGATGTTCCTGTGAAAAGGAAACATTCTGGAGGCAAAAACATGGGAGTACTAGTTGGTGTGCTTGCTGGCATATTTTTCTTCATAGTTCTCTTGGCTTTTGGCCTTGTCATGGTGCGCAAAAGATATTTCTCTCGAGGGATACCGGAGCAGCATTTGTTGCACAAAGCAGAGCAGGATAAATCAGTGGCAGGATTCTCCTCTGAGATCTTCTCTAGTGCAAGTAGGTTATCTTCTAAAAATATTCTGACCAGACATTGCAGAAATTTGGCTTTAGTTTGCATAATTTAGTCTAACATGATCTTCAGAGTTTGTTGATTGATTTCTAAAGAACTTCTTAAAGGTAACCGTATCATTTTTTACTTTGCTCTTCAGGGTTTGTTTCCGAAGCTGCAAAATTGGGTATACAAGGTCTCCCAGCATGCCGGTCATTTACACTAGAAGAGTTAAAGGAAGCAACAAACAACTTTAATAACTCTTCCATTTTGGGCGATGGTTCTTACGGGAAGGTATAATGTCTAAAACTTCCAAATAGTACattttttataagtgttttcAGCAAAAATCACAATGGTGATTCCCTTAGGTATTATGAAGCTATCGATCATTATCTTGTAACATTAATGGTGTGATTATCACAGGCTTGCTAGGATTAATAAAGGAAGTATAGGGAAAATGAAGTAGAGAACCAATAGCTACCGTTCATGATCCAATTTTAGACAAATGCTTAGCTGAATTCTCATAATGACCTCAGGttcttgttttaatatttttgttgttcaatCCAGCAGTTGAGTGTATTAGTCCCATGCAAGACATGCTCTAAGTGAGAAGCTTCAATTTCTGATAATCACACGAAATAAGTGTTTTTTCATTACACAAACCTCATTTCTGTGAGCTTGTGGCTGCTCGCCAGTTTCATTGGTCTTGACATATGTGCAGCTGCTAATGCTATGCATGCTACTTGTGGCACTCAAGCTGTGAAACTAAAGGCAAAAATTCCATAGTAGATATGCATATAcagtatataaatttatttatcatggATATTCGGGTATATTTTGGTAACGAAATCAATCCAAGGTCTTATCTCTTGATCACCGAAACTTTTAATCGTTccagatcatttttttattttttttttatcattcctCCTCTTTGTTTTATCAGCTTTACAAAGGAATATTAGAGAATGGAACCCAGGTTGCTATAAGGTGCGTACCTTCATCAAAGAAATATTCAATGCGAAATCTTAAACTCAGGATGGATTTGCTTGCAAAGCTTCGCCACCCGCACCTGGTTTGCCTTTTAGGGCACTGCATTGATGGTGGGGGACAAGATGATTACAGAGTGAACAAAGTCTTCCTCGTATACGAATATGTTTCTAACGGCAACTTCAGAGCTTACCTCTCTGGTAATTTCTGGATAAAATTTTGAAGCAATCTTCTTAGAAGTGATTGAAACTAATTGCCAACGATTCAAAGGCATGATATCCATGCACATCATGCAAACATAGAGGAAGCTTGACTTTCTTGGTATCCCATTTTGACCTTCATTGCGAACCATCCTCCAAAGTTACTCTTATATATAACTCGAAAATCATTGACATTCGCAAGAGCCAGGCTTTTTGCATTTTATATGTTGCGATTAGTATAAACTTGTTCATTCTAAGTTGGCCCTGTTATATGTGTAGAGGACAGTCCTGGAAAGGTTCTAAACTGGTCAGAGAGATTGGCAGTGCTAATTAGTGTCGCAAAGGCTATTCACTTTTTGCATACTGGAGTTATTCCTGGTTTCTTTAACAATCGATTGAAAGCAAATAATATACTGCTCAATGAACATGGGATAGCAAAGTTGAGTGACTATGGGCTTTCCATCATCTCTGAAGCAGCTGGAAATTGTGGGGTAAGCTCcttaattatatatcaaatgGCTAGTCTTGCAATAAATTCTTGATTGAGTGGATTATAAGTGTGTGACTTGGGGTTCTTATGTCTGCAGGAAAATGGGGAAGAGCCTAAATCATggtaagaattttcttttatcacaATATCACCGTGATATGACCCACTACGATCCTGTTTCAATTTGTCATGTTTCAGAAGTCATGAAGTGGTTTGAACTAACTTGACcataaacaaattacaaattcatTCAAGGTAGCTGATGTGAGAAAAACCCCACAATGAGCAATTTTATGAATGTCCATTCACCTTGATGTAGTTACACATACCCTTGCATAGATAATTACCTACATGTAATCCATTTTTTCAGGCAAATGTCAAGATTAGAGGACGATGTTTGTAGCTTTGGATTCATATTACTTGAATCACTCGTTGGACCTTCAGTATCTTCCAGAAGAGACAAGCTTGCACTAGATGAATTGGTAGGTGCAGAAACTCTGAATTAAAGCAGATCATGTATGCAATGTTTATTGATTGAGGACTAGTTATAGCTGTGCTTATGTCCGCTGAGCTATTTCCCACACTTTTAATACATGCTTGATGGTTTGAAGTTGATGACAACGTATTAGACATTGAcatcaatatttcatttttcagGCATCTTGTAACAGCCAAGAGGGACGTCAAAAACCATTAAACCCTATTGTTCTGGCCACAAGCTCACAAGAATCTTTATCAGTTGTGATTACGATAACCAACAAATGCATTTGTTCTGAATCATGGAGTCGACCATCATTTGAGGACATTCTTTGGAACTTGCAGTATGCAGTTCAGGTCCAGGCAACAGCAGACGGTGAACAGTTTCGATGAATTGTATATCAGTTGCTCCAAGAAATTGCCTCCCCGTCTTTAGCATCCTTGAAAAGTTTGTTTTTCACTGTGGTAACTGTTATAGCACTTTAAGCAGCTTATCTCAATTAGATCATCTATAGTTTATGTACATTGTAGAGACTAACCGAAGATCAATTAGTAAGGAAGAAATTTACCTTTCAGATGGCGATTATGATTCATTTTTGGTATCTTACCATTGTTGGTAAAAGCTGCAACATATATCAATGTTTTGGGAAGTTTTATATTACTCGAGGAGTAACTACTACTACCCTATTTCACTCAGAGTATACTGCTTTGATGTGCCATTTGGCAAACAAAACCAGATTGGAGTCCGAATGCCGAAAACGATATCTGCCTGAGGAAAAATGATTTGCAAAACACACCAATTTTTACAAAGAGAAAACGGCAACGAAAATAGTAGTTACCAGAGCTAGATGGCTACAGCACTGTATATGCGGATACGGTGCCAAGAGTCTCGATGAATTAATTCAAAATGACTACAATGCTGTGAACACAGAAAAAGTTTCCGATGTAATTTGGTTTTACTAGAGATCTAACAGGTTATTATAACAGGCAAGGCAATCCCATGATGCTTACAATTTAATATAATGGCTTTACAGCAATTGAGTTTTGACCCTGCTAAATTTACCGATGGTGAGTTTAACGTGGACAAATTTCCCCAGGGGTTTCATTCTATTGTCGAGGCGGGAAAGGCCTTTTCTGTCATACACTCTGGAGTTTAGAGCTCCATGGAAAGTTGAAAACCAAACCAGTAATGTACTGCACATATCCGTGATTCCACAAGAATATTGATCTTCTCATATTAAACAGTGAAAGACTACATATTTACAGATTTGAATCATCACACTGCTTCAGTACGCTCAATTAGAAAGCAAAAGAGTACGTGCAAACTTGCACTTCCCATATCATTCGCTACGGAAAATCCTCCTAGTTACGCTATTCACAGCACTTGTGTTTACAGTAAAGTCGATACCTAAACTAATAATGGGTGATAAGAGTTTTAGAGCAAGCTAGATCTTACAGCCAGTTTCTTTGAAGAATATACAGTATTTGTGTGTTGTAGATGTAGTGCAGCTAACAGCCCTTGCCAATTCTCTGCAGGTGCACTGCCTACTTGAAAGTCAAGAAGCCTTTTCCGTTTCTGGTAACAATCTTCTAGTGGCCTGCTCTGAGGAGAAAAAACGAAAATTAGTGATGAAAAATTCCCACCTTCTGCTTATGTAGAAACCATGCAGCAACTGTACTGATCCTATCAGCAAGAACTGTCTAATACAATTTTTTAGCAGAATGACATCAGAGCAATAGATCAAGAATCGCATCACATCTTTTTTAGCAGAAtgacatcaacaaaaataatccaCACCAAAGGAATACCATGTCATAggaataaatcaacaaaatgatAAGGAAGAAGATAAAAGCACAAATATCACCTGTTCAGCATAAGCTTGGAGCTTCTGTTTCCAGGCACCTGCTGCAATGGCAGTGGAAGAGTGTTCTATGAGGTAATATTTAGACCATGCGAGGAGTTGGTCACTTCACAAGATTTGAGAAAAGAAACTACCTTGTTGTTGTTTCACCAAGTAATCATCAGTGCATCTAAAACCCACAGCCAAATCAATCTCCACAAGTTGATCAAGAATCTCCTGtgcaaatttaaaagaaaatgataatagaTGAGATAAATCAGTGCCAAGTAGTGTTGACTGTTGAGTCTAGCAAATTTGTACTTAATAGCAGCGATCCAACCAAGAACAGAATCCCAGCAAGTGCAGAACACCAGAATACTAAATTCAACAACATAAACAATCTTTCCtctatgctaaaaaaaaaacctccaagAAAAAAGGTGTTTTTAGCATCCAAATGACAAACAATGTCTAGTGACTTATCTTGCAATACAAGGACAGGGCCAGCATGCCACGCAGACATGAGGGGCTCCGCCCAACCTCTCCCCCAAAAACATTTGGCCCCTCTAAAAATTGATTGTTCTCCTTTTCAAGTCCCATAATATCCTAATTTTCATGAATCAATCAAAAGAATCCATTTTATGAAAATGAAGAATTACAACTTGGAACTGCTTGCGAGGAATTCCATCCAGAACAGTTTCACCATTGAAATACGCTGTGTCAGCCATGGTGCCAAGCCGATTGTGTGTCGGGGCAGCTCGTTATAGGAGTAGTCCTCGGGTCCAGCTTTGCCTGCAGTGGTGAAAATCTGCTCAGTGTGATGTTAAACAGGTGGTAAAGAGGCGGCGCTGCTGCTTTGTCGGTGAAGAGAAAGCGGCTCAGCGTGATCATGGCGGAGGAAAATGTCGCGGAGCTATGGAGGCTTTAGATTTTCAGTGGGAGAGAAATGGCGGTGGGTTTTAGACTGAAAATTGTTGCATCAATGAGGATCGTTTCCTAGTAATTTATACTTGGAAATCATTGAAGATTAACCAGGGGATTGTGATATCTTCTCTTGTGGTGGTGGACTTTCGATCTTGAGCTTCTTGCTCTTTCCGGTAGTAGGTAAAATCGTTTTCAGTAGAATCTGCATCAAGTCGAGCAAATGAGATTGCTAATGCCTGTTCATTTCCACGACATGATTTTTCATTCTTCTCGCCCATCTCCGATGGTCCATGCTTGTTTCTACCCTCATTTGCGAGGCTGCAGGTGTCTGTTCTTGCTGGTTGCATTCCATAGCAGAGAAATAAGAACGCTTCTTATGCTACTTGTACATATCGACGaacatataagaaataacaaaataaataaataaattatatcacCACTCTTTATGATATCGTATAAGATAGCAGATATTTTTGTCTATCACTGCAATCTCTTGCAATTAATATAGTGTATGATCTCTGTATGCAAATGCATCTTCTTTCATTATATATGCAAGCAACATGCAGCATGAACATACTAGATAGGAGAGAAAACAGACCTCCATTTCAAATATTTGCTGATCCAATGAATTGGTTCTTCTGAAATCTACAGAAGTCTGATCATCCTCGGGGGAGAACATGCTTGAAGGAGAGTGAGAGTTCCATTGGATGAGTTGGCTGGCCGAGGACACTTACCAAGCAAAGAAACACGGAAGTGATTCGAAACTCTTCAATGGCTTGATGCAAAATGCAGCATCGACTGTGGAATCACTATAAGAATGGTTACTGCCCCTGCTTACAGATTAAAACGATTGATATGAGAAAGCACAGGATCGAAAAATTTCAAAATCGCAACACTTTCTGTAATTCCAGTTCGAGTAACCGCtaaacaaaatggaaaaaaaatattttgcagtcaaatgtcaagaaaaaaacagaaacctcTAATCCAAACCACTTGATGAGAAATCCGTGCAAGATGAAAagcttttcattctttttagaTCCTCCTTAAATTGGTAACAGAACAGGACAGTAACAAAAAGGACAATGAGTTATCGAATTTGAGAAAACAACAAGGGTTATGCTCaccttttttattgttaaatcttCGTATGATCAGCTGATTAATGACATCCCAGAGACAGACAGTGCAGTCCTCAGAAGCTGATACCAGAAGAattgacataaaatattttgatgtgccAGAGACAGACAGTGCAGTCCTCGGAAATATTTTGCAGTGCCGCTGAGCTTGTAGATCTGTGGCGAGGGCAGAAGAATTGACATAAAATCAATTTCTGATAACCATTAGTTCTCGTAGAGGTCTCAGCTACTTGAGAACTATTGCTACGTGAAGAAAGCTTTGTCCTTTGTGAAATATTGTTGTCAAAGACTCGAAATGGTCTTCTCTCtcaaaatggaaaacaaaaccAAGGCCGAACAGGCATAACTCTACTAGCATCAGCTAGGAGCAAAGGTCCAAACCAGGAGGGGTCTGCTGACTGACAATCCACAACTTTGTCTTCTTGATTAATGATGATCGATCACCAAGCTTGAACATGAAGACTATTCCTCTTGAACGTAAGATCTTTTGATGTGAATAAAGTAAAGTTCCTCGAGtggtatatatatgtttttttttctttttatcttaatcATTTTCAGACGTTTTTAGGAAGATTAAGACCAACTTAAGAAAAAAGACACATACCATTTAGGaaatatttatccttttcatatCAAAAGGTCTCTCACGTTCAAACTGACAACATGATTGAGTTCTACACTAGTTATATTACCTGCGAGATGTCGCGGGTTAacttttttgcataaaaaatataaaaaaacattaagatttaaatgtgttatgtttttttacaaaaatataccCAAAAGTCTCGGatttggctgcaacgcctgacctaagagtgatatttataatattaataataatattaaacttgcatgatccAAGTTTAAATGGGTCTAGTtacaataccagacccaatagtcttggatgtgggtcagactgcaaggtcgtgtcataaaaatatgataattaaatagattaattaaaaagaaaaaaacaaagaaaaaaaaccaacaggaaaaaaaaaactaatgaagaaaaaaaaatctgaattaactgggttaacccgttaaatctgacatccgtgtcatgaaagtctgataattaaatagaaaaaaatttaatatcaacaaactaaataaaaatattaattaaaaagaaaaaaaaaaggcatcagccttttcaccgtggactgcactgtgcaatccaccgtgaaaggcataaaaagaaaataaaacaaaaataaataaaaataaatgcattagtcttttcaccgtggactgca
This window contains:
- the LOC7484464 gene encoding probable inactive leucine-rich repeat receptor-like protein kinase At3g03770 isoform X1, which encodes MGYCSLFLLLCFPWSFLITGTHQLQSSQTQVLLQLRKHLEYPAQLEFWNNHGMDLCYLSPSTQLNMTCQDNVVTELRMTGDKPVKVNSFVGFAITNKTLSGNFSMDSFVITLARLTSLRVLSLVSLGIWGPLPDKIHRLSSLEYLDLSSNYLFGSVPPKISTMVKLQTLKLDDNFFNDTVPAWFDSLSNLTILSLRNNQLKGPFPSSIQRVTTLTDLILSGNDISGKLPNLDMLSKLNMLDLSENSLDSDLPSMPKGLVMAFLSNNSLSGEIPRQYSQLSQLQHFDMSFNELSGKITASLLSLPSISYLNLASNMLSGSLPDRLTCGSKLQFVDVSNNRLTGGLPYCFTESGYRVVKFGGNCLSVDLHHQHAKSSCIDVPVKRKHSGGKNMGVLVGVLAGIFFFIVLLAFGLVMVRKRYFSRGIPEQHLLHKAEQDKSVAGFSSEIFSSARFVSEAAKLGIQGLPACRSFTLEELKEATNNFNNSSILGDGSYGKLYKGILENGTQVAIRCVPSSKKYSMRNLKLRMDLLAKLRHPHLVCLLGHCIDGGGQDDYRVNKVFLVYEYVSNGNFRAYLSEDSPGKVLNWSERLAVLISVAKAIHFLHTGVIPGFFNNRLKANNILLNEHGIAKLSDYGLSIISEAAGNCGENGEEPKSWQMSRLEDDVCSFGFILLESLVGPSVSSRRDKLALDELASCNSQEGRQKPLNPIVLATSSQESLSVVITITNKCICSESWSRPSFEDILWNLQYAVQVQATADGEQFR
- the LOC7484464 gene encoding probable inactive leucine-rich repeat receptor-like protein kinase At3g03770 isoform X2 translates to MGYCSLFLLLCFPWSFLITGTHQLQSSQTQVLLQLRKHLEYPAQLEFWNNHGMDLCYLSPSTQLNMTCQDNVVTELRMTGDKPVKVNSFVGFAITNKTLSGNFSMDSFVITLARLTSLRVLSLVSLGIWGPLPDKIHRLSSLEYLDLSSNYLFGSVPPKISTMVKLQTLKLDDNFFNDTVPAWFDSLSNLTILSLRNNQLKGPFPSSIQRVTTLTDLILSGNDISGKLPNLDMLSKLNMLDLSENSLDSDLPSMPKGLVMAFLSNNSLSGYRVVKFGGNCLSVDLHHQHAKSSCIDVPVKRKHSGGKNMGVLVGVLAGIFFFIVLLAFGLVMVRKRYFSRGIPEQHLLHKAEQDKSVAGFSSEIFSSARFVSEAAKLGIQGLPACRSFTLEELKEATNNFNNSSILGDGSYGKLYKGILENGTQVAIRCVPSSKKYSMRNLKLRMDLLAKLRHPHLVCLLGHCIDGGGQDDYRVNKVFLVYEYVSNGNFRAYLSEDSPGKVLNWSERLAVLISVAKAIHFLHTGVIPGFFNNRLKANNILLNEHGIAKLSDYGLSIISEAAGNCGENGEEPKSWQMSRLEDDVCSFGFILLESLVGPSVSSRRDKLALDELASCNSQEGRQKPLNPIVLATSSQESLSVVITITNKCICSESWSRPSFEDILWNLQYAVQVQATADGEQFR